One Glycine max cultivar Williams 82 chromosome 8, Glycine_max_v4.0, whole genome shotgun sequence genomic window, gttttaaaaaccaaaaacatgaaATACAGACAACTGATACATAAACAAACTGTACAGTTTGAAGAACAAGATCCTCAGTTCCTCACCCCAAAGGTTGCATTTCTAATTTTGAAAGgctaatttacaattttagtccccctatttttcagaaattcaattttggtccctctattttgtttttagcAATTTTAGTCTTCCCATTTTTAAAAATGGGTGATTTTAGTCCTGCCATTAAATTCCTAGAATTGACCGTTAAATTCCTAAAGGCAAACCAATCTGCTACAAACAAggaacaaaatcaataaaaaaaatatcaaatctgcTAATCGTGATTCAGATTTGATTACAATCTGATTCTGATGCacattttataacaaaataatattaaagtaattactcATGACAGGATATGGAATCTCCAATATGTTTCTGGCTTTCTGCCATCTGAAATTTGTTCAAAAGCtgccaaaatattaaattccTAAATGCAAAGTTGTTCATAAAAAGGAAATTAATCTGCTACAAACAAGgaacaaaatcaatcaaaaataAATACCAAATCTGCTATAATCTAATGGGGATTTAGATTTAATTACAATCTGATTCTGAAGCagattttataacaaaataatatcaaattaagTAATTGCTCATGACAGGATCAATTCTAGCAGTTTTTGAACAAATTTCAGATGGCAGAGACATATTTGAGATTTCATATCCACTACACTATGATATTGGACCAGCAAATGGAAACCAGAAACAATGAAATAAATTCTCAAACTAAAAACCAGAAACATATCAGTATACAGATTCCAGTATACATAATTCACCAAATTCTGAAACCAgaaaccagaaaaaaaaatagatatgacTATAAAATGTCATTCATATTATATGTAAGTAAAGTTTGAGCAACCGTAATTTGTGAAGATTAGGGGTTTGTTTCTATTTAGTGTGAGCATATTGTTCCTTCACGGGGTTGccttaatcaaataaatagtgttctctctctctctctctgttttacttttccttttctcAGAATGAAGTCCAATCTTCCAAGgctccaatttttttaaaaaaagatctaCTTTTCGTCTTACttatcttctttatttatatgataCACACATTTTTCTACAAGTATTTATGCAATTAATCAGTGTAAACTGTAAACCTATAAAGTTCTAACATTATCAACAGGTGCATTTACATATTAAAGAGAACTTAATCCACATACCTGTAGTGTCAATCTTGTGTGAAATTCCAACAGCAGTCAATGACTTGGAAATGAGTTTGGCAACCTCCTCATACTTCTGATTCTGAACCAGTGGGAAAACTGTACACTTAATAGGGGCTACAAGTGAAGGGAAACGAAATACATTTAACTGTTCATCCCCAGCTTTGCTTGGCCTCGTGTAGAATGTGTGCTCAAAGAGGCAATAGATTATACGTCCAATTCCAAATGATGGTTCAATCACAGATGGTGTAAAAACTCGCTGGTGCTCTTTCTTTATCTCCTTTTGAATGGTCAGCATACTCTTCTTAATAGTCACATTTTTCCCAAGTGTACACACTTGAAACTCCACCTCCCCTTTTGACTCCAGAGCAGCCTTCATATCCAAAGCTTCTTTCTCAGCCATTGCCTGCGAGAGAAGATTCCGTGTGTCAAGTAATGCAATCAGCTCTTGACAAAGACCCACGGTGCTACTAAACACACACTAACAAAAATACAACAACATCAATTACCTCAAGTGCTTCAACCACCATCCTCTGGTTCCCCTTGAATGCCAGACCCAGCTCTTTCTTTACTGGAGTTATAACCAATTTCTGAAACAATGTACAGAACAAGTCAATCAGTGATGTCCAAATATTTTCTAGAGTTGTGCTTGAGCATGAAGTTGAAGGGAAGGGACAAGTCATGTATATTCATAAACAAATCAACATCTTAAGCATTAAACAGTACCTCCACTTCCTTAGGTTCTGCAAATTTTTCATGAGCCACTAACGGAACACCACTTTTATCCTGCGATATAAAGTACAGGCATTGTGAGAATGCAGAAACTCTAACATTACATGACTAGAATTTCTTTACTTGTTTTAATACTATATTATATAAGATACATTTTACCCCATCCAGGTATAATCATTCTTCAACTTCAATGTAAGTTATGTAAGATACATTTTAAGTAAAAGTTTAACTTTTAGTCAAATCAAATGCAAGTTAGACTCCACACACTTAAAACCAAACTTAGAGATGGTCAAGTGATAGATACCAGTGGCGGAGCTTCGAAACTTCGTGGgagtcaaaataaaattaaataatatgaaacTTTATTCACTTATCTACATTTTAGATTTGAATTTAGTCATTCATGTctaaaaagtttcattttgatcTCTTAAagttttttcaatatattaaatTGGTCATTCCATTAATTTTTACACAAATTTAGTCAACCTGATAATGTGACAAAATGTGAGAAACGTCACGCCAACAAAATTTGGCACCATTAGTGCCAAAAACTTATAGAAGGTTCATTTTGGTCTAATAGATACATTATAAGAGAccaaaataaatctttttaaacTCAAAGTGACCAAATTGGAACATAAAATATAGCTTAGAGACACAATTTCTATTAtagctaataaaaattaatgcataaatttaatatagatGAATAATACTAAATTGAAAGTAATTGTCAAGATCACATtataaagaattataaaaaatttcatcatATGTCACTAGGAACTTAGAAAAATTGCTTCTTATTTGCTTCAATCCTTGTGAACTCAAGATAATTGTTGGGTTCAAATAGATGTCGAAGTTAATTTTGTTCATCTTTCTCACTAGTTTTTctctttaaagaaattatttctttcactcttaaatcattatttttctaatataaatttatcaattacatggaaaaagagaaaatgcatctacataattatcataaattaaataaaagaagtatataaaaatcaatgcataaataaaaataatatggatgtatatttataatttttttactaagagGGCGAGATATTTTATATCTCCTAACAGTCAAGAAATAATTCTCTAAGTATTCTttcttactttttaattatattataattataatatacatatatttctaaaaaaaattgggggggggggggcatggCTCCCCCCTGTCCTAATGAAGATCCGCCCCTGAGTGATACCCTATCCGTTACTAATAGTTGTTCACATGCCTTACATTTTGCTTGATTTAAATGAAAAGAATTACATTTTCTGGCCAAAACCAAAAATGACAGGGAGGATGGTAGGTTGAGAGAGTACTATCCTCATGGAGGTAAATGTATTTTCGGTTTTCGTAGCAAGTTTCATGAGTAATGATGCAAGGAAAACATTGTGATTTTACAGTAACCCAACCCCACAatttatcaaagttacaacaaagAAGCCATTATTTAGAGTTGAGCAGAGTGGTTACCGAGTGAGCACGCAAATCATATGCAGATCTATCGGCAATGCCAACACACTCAATCCAACCATAGGAGCACTCAATCTCGGCATCCCAACAGTCAGCAGCATAGTGGGCCATCTCATTGGCGAGATGTTGCCTAAACCTCAATCGGTCCTTGTCTATACCAAGACGCGTCAAGAATAGATACACTCTCCCGATGAAGTAACCAAGTGTCTCATTGTTGACAATTCCCTGACCAAAACACACCATAAAAAGCacaaagaataagaagaagaagaagaaaaaaacctaaaaaactATCATAATGATAAGTTCAATCTTGAAACCAAACCAACCTTACCTTGGAAACAGCATCACGAAGAGGAATCCTCTTGGCAGACTGACCCGACATTTGCTCCTCCCTCGGGAACATCAAGAACTCCAAGTCAGCTACCTCAGGGTACTTGGGATGAGACTTATCTAGAGGGTCAACAAAGTGCTCAATCTCCGCCAACGTGAACTCCCGCACTCTCAGAAGCCCCTGTCGTGGAGATATCTAAACACACAAACAACATCCAACCCAATTCATGCAAAGACTATATCTAATttagaaagtataaaaaaaataaagtctaAATTGCCACGAAAATCATGAACCCACCTCATTCCTAAACGCTTGGCCAATCTGCGCAGCAGCGAAAGGAAGCTTGTTGCCATTGTAATAATACAAATCCTTAAAATTGACGAAAATGCCCTGGGCAGTCTCGGGTCTCATAAAGCCAGGGCTGAAGCCGGAGGGACCAATGGAAGTCTGAAACATCAAATTGAAAGGGTAGGGATCAGAGAGAGAGTTCTTAGTCTCAGGAGAAACAATCCCATAGTCCTTAATCTTGGCACCAAGCTCTTCAGCAGAGAAATCATCCAGCATGGCAAGCACGTGCTTAAGCTCCGCAACCTTATCAGAAGACAACGCAAGGTCACGCTGGAGCTTGTCGTTGCAGAAGTCCTTGAGCAGGTGATCGGCGCGGTAGCACGTGCCGGTCTTCTCGTCTTTGACCATGAGATCGGTGAATTTGTCCACGTGCCCAGAGGCCTTGAGAACGATTTCGGGAGTGACGCAGGGGCAATCGACTTCGAGCATGTTCTCTTCCAGGACGAAGTGTTGGCGCCAGAACGAGAGCACGTTGGACTTGACGGAGCAGCCGGGAGGGCCGTAGTCGAAGAGGCCGGCGACGCCGCGGTAGATCTTGAAGGAGGGGATGTAGAAGAGGCGCCGTTCAAGGGTGTTCACCACGGACTGACGGAAGGCCTCGCGGCTGTCGGAGCCGCCGAGGAGGGAGTGCTCGATGGAGCTTTTTTCGAGCTTCAGCGCGTTTAGGGCTTCGATTGCGGCGTCGATTTCGGGTTTGGCGGCTTTGGCGGCCTTGAGGGCGCGGACGGCGTTGCCTTGGGCTTCCACTGCGGCGTGCTTCTCGGCGAGGGATTTGCGGAGGGATTCATCGGTGGCGGCCATGGGAGAAGACGATATGGCGAATGTGAGTGGAATTGAATgacaagatattttatttttaggcttAGGGAAGGAAGAAGATATTGCTGTTTTTGCTATCGCTCTCACTCTCACTAAATGCTTCAGCATACCAAACTCTTCAGCATAGGGTAAGTAACGGTGTTCCAATCAACGCCTTTTTTAGTGCTATAGGCCTGGGCTCACTTGGGCCTTACCCAACTAGATTACTAATTGCTTCCAGCacttccttttatttcttgcTCAACTTGACTTCTTCggttaaataatcattttcatcctCATGGTATAGAGTACTGATAAATTCATTTTCGAaacataaaaattcaaattttaatctctaaaaatgaaaagaaaatgcgACAAATTGATTCactcattaatttttatctgCTACTGTTAATGAAAGAAATTATATGACAAAGAcaaaaatgtcacaaaaataaTTGTCTTCTTCATATGTTCCCATTAGTGTAGGTTTTACGTTTACTGTCTTACCAAGGAAGGCTTAGTTAACCTCAAACAAATCAATTGGATACTGTCATACTTGAATTGTCTTTTCTATTAGTGTAGGTTTTACGTGAAATGTTCCCATTAGTGTATTCatttactatataaaaaaatttggataCTGTCACACTTGAATTGTCTTTTCTATTTATCTGAATTTTCTGTTTACACTTTCGAAGAAGACTTATTTTAGCCTATAAAACAAACCAAGCTAAACGTATTGCTACATGGAAAATCTATTTCGTTTATTTTCTCTATGCAGGCTTTatcatgataaatttaataattttagccCACATAATCATTGTTTGCTCAACAGTTGAAGCTTTCAGAGAGTTTAActgatattttatttcattcttttattgAACTGATTACGCATTCAGGTGCTTCAGATATTTACGTAATGAGGGGGTAGATCtggggtgatttttttttttttttggaaaaaattaagagattgaTGATGCACAAATATGCTGAAAATAACCAGTGTTGAGTGTGTCTGTGTACTGTATGAGTTTCACAAGCACCATTTCTTTATTGGTTGAAAAAAGCAAACCCACTTTGAAATGTCTGAAATGcatttcaaagttcaaattCATAGAAAGTtagaaaacatattttgaaaTTCACTGTTATACCAATAAATAATGACCATGCAACACAGTTATCTGATTACATCAGCTACAAAGATAGTTttattgaagaatgaagactatCAACCGATTAAGAATAATCTTGATATGATTTTAAAGTGATTAACATCAGCATACATAACTTATATTTAGATgacaatataaaagaaataatgttatcatattttaatcttttgttaGACATCACATATTTCCATATGTCCTGTAGAGAATCTTTgatataaaaattcattttgaattttttagataattttttatgaatttcatGATATGACACAGGATGCAAGAATTCATTGTATGCCTGAATCATAAATAGGATAAATGAGACATTAATACTTAAGCAATAAACATTTAGGACATAAAATTACAAATCTTCtcacaaaaacaaaactaacatatataattatctttCTTGCAAGGCATCTGTATAAATATTAAGATCCCTCATGGTATGGTTAATTTAAGGTCACTCATCTTTCACCCGTTGTAGCAGAACACCTGTGCGGCCGTTGATCAATAGGAAAATGTGACAAATTCTTCCCAAGTGGAGTAAGGGAAAGGAACAGTCATCCGATGCAGCTTGGAGTATTAGATAAAATTGTTTTCTGCGTGATCTTTATTCTACGTTTCTCATACAAATGTTCCTTTTTCTTCATCCTGGGCACGAGGGATAACGCGTGGTGTAACCATGATAAATACTAAATAGGAAGGTCGTCAGTAAAATTCTTTTAtagaaattagttttttttacacaattataaaaattagttattcaAAATGTTAATGGATATTCGATAATATTAAATCAAAAGTTAttaacacaagtaatttcacatttAAGTCtcttaactaaaataaaatataagatttgaATATAAGATTTGATTTTCCGCTTGAGTCAAAATGGATTAACCTGAAAGTTAGGTGTTAAACAAAAAGTATAGATATTTCTTGAttacacaaaaagaaaaatcaataatattaagAGTCAACATTGTgggtgaattattataaaatcttttgtattttgtatttttttttatcagttctACCGAATTTGAtacttaaatgtaaaaaaatagtaattcaaaaatttattacCAATTTTAGTAGTGAGAAATTTGGATTGTTGGTCTCAAGTTCAAATTTGATTgttattatacatataaaaataaaaatacattactaaaacaatttgaatgaaattaaCCTTATCAtcctaaattcatttttaatttttgttcttcatcaataatattataagaaatgagtgaaaaaagaaaataacattgaAAGCTAAAATGAGTAAATGACAAGTATTTTGAAACTCATTTTTTCTCCTTACACACGAAGATTTATTACAGGATGGAGGGAGTATGTCACGGCCTGTGCTCAGCAAGTGATTTAGGAGCATAAACAAACAAcatcaaatgaaaaatgaatCTCACAAAAAcgctactagcaacaataaaaaatttataaatcacTAAACCACATTCTTCTCATCCATAAAACACATTAGACAATCCACTGAAACATTGTAAATCCCAAGCGCAACGCGCACTTGAAatcataaaattcattaatacaATAATCCCACTATGGCAAGCCACATTGGATCCATATTATCGGTAATACATATCCAATCAACTACCACATCGCAACTGCCATCGCCTATTCGCCTGGTTGTTGCTTAGATGTTTCCTTGATCTCATCTCCAGCATCGTCCTGAATATTAAAGGCAATtcgagtaaaaaaattaataactaattattcTCAAATCAATGTGCAGCTGAGACagaaaagaatggaaaacaTTCCACTCCAAAATACTCCATGTCTAAAAGCTGTCAACAGCAACATAAAGCATAGGCAGGGTAATGCATTAGAAACAGCTTCAGTAAGTATGAGGATAAAACTAAATTAGCAAATGAAGAAAAGCTCAAAAGCCTAACTCCTACACTACTACAGCGCACcaacaaaaacaagaaagatGTTAATTAGTAAGCTTGGATTTGTACCTAGAAGAATGTACAACCAAATAAGTTTAGTAAGCCTGGCTCTTACAAAAGAATAGTTTATGGTGTAGCTGCTCAGCTTATTAAAGAACTATTAATCATGGCCTGTTcctttacaatttaattttgtcCAGCCATCAAGAATTAGACTACAAAATTAACAGATTACACAacatacatgaaaaaaaatctacttCAAAGTCTACAGTtaaacacataaagaaatatttacaatatacaataagagagaaatagagagagagaaagaaaccgTGATGTCTGATGTCCACAAAGTCAGATTGTCACGGAGAAGTTGCATGATCAATGTACTATCTTTGTATGACTCTTCACCCAATGTGTCAAGCTCGGAAATTGCCTCATCAAATGCCTGCCATAGTCAAGCATATTTCACTaatcatcaaagagaagagaaagcaGAATAGGGGAATGCCATGcatcaaggaaaaaaaacacatcATAGGCATAATCCATCAATATTGTCAAACAAGAAAACCGTAAAATGACCAAGGAATGAACAGTATTGAAATCAGtttaccaacaaaatatcactgAAGACTGAGGCCCCACTCTATAACACAAATACAAGATTTACTTATTTGGTCCATATGCCTGCATAATCTTTACATTTTAGTCCCTACACCTAAAAGCTCATTTTGGTCCTTCTCAAACACTTTAATCCATTTTAGTCTTTGCCATCCAAAATTGTCGGGACTAAAACCAATGAAAGGTGTATGTGAAAGAACTAAAACGGATTAAAAAGTGTATGTAGGCAGTTTCTATGCGTAGGGACTAAAacataaagatttaaagatggTGCAAGTTCAgggaccaaatgagtaattcAACCTAAGTACAATTTAATCGTCAATGAACAATGGAGACATACAAGTAAAAACaaggaattgaaaaaaaaaaacaaaacaaaaaaagcctTTAGATATACCTGCTTGGCAAGATTACAAGCACGATCTGGCGAGTTAAGGATTTCATAATAGAACACAGAAAAGTTGAGAGCAAGTCCCAACCTAATGGGGTGAGTGGGGGCCAAGTCAGCAAGAGCAATATCCTGCATCAAGTAAACACAAGTTTTTAAGTTGAGTAAATCAGTAACTAGCAAGTTCTAGTAACAACTACAATTCCACAAAagcaatatataattatatatacctGAGCGGATTTGTAAGCAAGCAAAGTACTCTCTGCAGCCTCTTTCCTCTCTGCCCCGGTCTTGAACTCAGCAAGGTACCTGTGGTAATCACCCTTCATTTTAAGGTAAAAGACTTTGCTCTcgggagatgcagcggaaggaaTGAGGTTGGACTCAAGGAGGTTCAAAATCCCATCACAGATCTTGCTGAGTTCAGCCTCAATTTTGCCCCTGTACTCCTTTATAATGGCCACGTGGTCCTCATTGCCCCTGCTCTCCTCCTTCTGCTCAATGGAGGATATGATCCTCCACGAAGCCCTCCTCGCACCAATCACGTTCTTGTAAGCCACAGAGAGGAGATTCCTCTCCTCCACCGTCAACTCCTCAACCTCCACAGTCTTTGCAACCTTCTCCATGAACTCAACCATCTCCTCGTAACGCTCGGCCTGCTCCGCCAATTTCGCCATGTAAACGTTCTCCTCCCGAGAAGAATCCGCCATTTCTCAGATTCGCAAATCTCACCGCTTAACCCTGCAAGATAAATTTCACAATATTACGCAATTCATAATTAAGTGACAAGTGTGTGTCACACGTAATCATAGGTAAATATTCATAATACTACATAATTGATTCTAGATCCAAAATTGATTTGAGTTTGAGCAATTGAGTATTTTTGCCCTAAATAAATAACACTactcaattttatcattaatttgattttagaataaaaacattcaaatataGATTCCATCACTTCACAATCAATTTCACTAAAATACAACACACAACACGATCTATTTCTccagtgttttttttattcttcgcgggaagaaaaaagaggagaaaatacaaatataCGAAATcgagaagaaagaaggaataaATGGGAATcggaaagaagaagaataagcaGTAAGAAGTGAAGATGCAGATCGGGAAGAAAGAAACCTAGgagaaacaaaaatgagaaaagaataGGCGCAATCGAAACCCTAAAAAGAGATGATGAGGTAAGAGAGAGTGGAGAAGACGAACCTGAAGGAAAAGAAAGCGTAGCAAAATGGAAGAGAATTGAAGGCGTAGATATAGGAGAGGAGATGAAGAAGGGGGAGGTCCAATGAGAAGATGGCACGTGGTGGGTGGCGGGGATTCCGTGAGAAGTGGGAAGCGTTGACCGTTGTTGAGTTTGTCTTGTTAGGTGGTGGGGCCTAGCCTGCCGTCGCACTTCACGCTGACATGCTTTTCATGTCTGCTTTGCCTTTCTTGTGTTTTCTTAGTATTTCAGATTCTCTTTGGCGTGTAAAAAGGCTACTCTCTCGGTTTTGAAtataatcaacaacaacaaaaattatgcAAGCTCAATTTGttcaagtttattttaataaaataagtaatttttccttaaatatttttttaatatgtttatttaaattatttttatttaaaataagtaattttctatttttttttccgaaacaaattttatctatctctttaaaaaaattgatgttaaataaaattatgctACATTGTGATCCTTAAACTTCATTTAGTAAATTTAGTTATTCATCTATCAACATAAATCCTCTACAACTCTACAAATTTGTCAAGCTAAtgagttaattatattataaaataaataatgttgttatatattatgcatgtaaatttaaataataaaatttgtaataattaattttgatataaatcatacgaattatttaatccatatatttttttataaataaaaaatatttattattacaaaatttaatatatattaaattttgtaataataataaaaatttaatgcacaaatgagtaatttaacctattaataattaaaaaataaaacttcaaggaattaaaaaaaaaatcaaccaatACGGATGAACTTCATCCGTATAAATCATACAGATGAGCTTCATCCGTCTAAAACATGCAGATAAAGTTCATCCGTATGTTTTATACAAATGAACTTCATCTGTATAAATCGATAAACTTAATCCGTATGCTTTATACAAATAAACTTCATATTTATGGATTAACTTCATCTGTATAATTTATACGAATGAAGTTGATTTGTATGTGAAAAATTTGCTTACGGATCACAACTTAACcagaaaaaacaacttaaaaaggaACAACGAGTCAGGAGTATTTTggacattaataaaaaatgctaggtgcaccaacAATAGTGCTAGATgtacctagcaacacccttaaACTTCTCAAATCTCAACCCCCACCGAAAATTTACCCGTCCggtactttatttttttcttttcctttattaCTACATCAGGTTTTTATAGGCATGTATTAAAGCATATAGTagtatcattattttaattcatcaaGTTATGGTTATTACTAAATATATATGAtcacaataaatttaaacagAAGTCCCTAGAGACTCTATGATTCCAAGCATatagtaatactaataataaactTCTTACTTCGGTATGAAATTGCTTTGAGGATCACAGTCACAAAAGCTGTCAAAgtcatgtcaaaattcttatATCTATATATAGCATTATAGCTAGTGCTAAAACAATTCTAGTTTCTGCAATTATGTGGTGAAAATGGATGGAGCAGAGTGCTAATTAAACATTATGTTGATTGTACAATTGTCATGCTTACAAGTTGTTTACTTGAGCGCCGACcaaaaaaaatggatttaatCGAGTGGTTGAGCCTTCAATGGTCTACGCTTTAGATTTACTTTTGATAGGAGATGATGTAGAGGAAGCTGACTCAAGATGAGCTGAAAGTAGAAGTAGTTATAAAAACATTTCAATATTAAAGTCAATGAATGAATCAGTAGTGTAATGATATATGGAAAAATATGTGTACATGGTGGTCCTCTGTATGCTATATTTATAGGGCTTAGGTAAGcaccaaaaaaagaagaattataGGGCTTAGGTGCGGGTTAGTTATAGTGAATACATTTGCACATATCTATGAGGCTAATCCTCTGCAACGTAAATTCCCTTAATTGCGAAATATTTTAAAGCCTCTACTCTAGCATAACAAATATGTCAGGTCTAAGAATTATTTGGTTTGAGAGCATAGAGCATTTGTGTGCAATGGACTTGTTCACCTCAGAAGTGCATTCAAAATGGCCAGCGAATTATCAATTATCGTGGCTGTAACCACATTTAACCTTTCTTTATCTTGATCATCTGTTATGGTGAAATTATTATCTATAATTCCAACTGATCATGAAacttaaatagaaaatatgccTTGAACTTGGTAGGTCTATACCTCTCATCTATTTCTTTCACAGTTTCAATCATCTACTTTGTAGTTCTAATTCAACCAAACCAGATGCAAATTTAGCTTTGTCTCTTAAGTGAGAGAGAATGAACGTATCTACTGTTGATTTTCTCATTTTACATATCTCATTATTTTAGGAGAGCCAAATCCACCTAATGCAGCTACTTTATCTTCTACATAATTTATGCATActgaaaattttacattttctgcTCAAGGCAGAAGGTGAGAATAAGGCCTTGCCAGCTGCCGCAGTTCAAGTACATAAAAGATtctcaattgaatatgtttaaaaCATATCAAGCTTCAACTATCAAAATACTGAAAAAATCATTCAGGGGCAACACGAATGACTTGCTTACCAACGTTCTTGCCATGGAAAAGCCCAACGAATGCAGCTGGAGCATTTTCCAAGCCTTCATTCATGTCTTCAATATACACAATCTTTCCTTGCTTGTAGTAACTTGAAACATCTTCCACAAAGTGCGGGTATAGGTGCAAGTAATCACTTCGCAAAAAACCCTACATTTTGATGTGCTTTGTAATGAGGTTGAATAAATTGTATATCCCTATGGGCTTGGAAAGGCTTTGCTGAGATACCATTCCACAAACTGCAATTCTACCATGAATCCTCATGTTAAGGAGTGCAGCATTGAGCATATCCTCGCCCACATTGTCAAAGTAGATATCTATGCCTTGCCGGAAATACCTATCATGTGATCCAGGATAAATGAAGTTTCCAGTTTTGATTGTGGAAGTCATGAAGGAAAAGACTGAGAAGCACTAATATTTGGAACCTTCtcaaaacagttttttttttaaaaatcatttcccTTTCCTTAGACAATAGCTAACAATTCAAACTTGTATTCTTTTCGAGCTTGTTACACACCTTTGTAGAGCTGCATTCAAGTCTAATTCTTCCTTGTAATTAAAAGCTTCATCGAATCCAAGCTTGTTCTGTAGAAGGTCAATCTAATATAACAGATTTAATgagaaaatgaacaaaaataatgGGTTCTAGTGTTTGTGTGTACATCCATGTGTGTCTAAATGGCAATACTTCATATATTGTATACATGAAGGAATAACTAATTCAAGAAGAGTTGTTTTTTTTGGACAATCATTATACGataaataattagtgaaattcaCCTTTTCCTTTGATCCAGCAC contains:
- the SGF14M gene encoding 14-3-3 protein SGF14m, producing the protein MADSSREENVYMAKLAEQAERYEEMVEFMEKVAKTVEVEELTVEERNLLSVAYKNVIGARRASWRIISSIEQKEESRGNEDHVAIIKEYRGKIEAELSKICDGILNLLESNLIPSAASPESKVFYLKMKGDYHRYLAEFKTGAERKEAAESTLLAYKSAQDIALADLAPTHPIRLGLALNFSVFYYEILNSPDRACNLAKQAFDEAISELDTLGEESYKDSTLIMQLLRDNLTLWTSDITDDAGDEIKETSKQQPGE
- the LOC100810476 gene encoding glycine--tRNA ligase, mitochondrial 1, with amino-acid sequence MLKHLVRVRAIAKTAISSSFPKPKNKISCHSIPLTFAISSSPMAATDESLRKSLAEKHAAVEAQGNAVRALKAAKAAKPEIDAAIEALNALKLEKSSIEHSLLGGSDSREAFRQSVVNTLERRLFYIPSFKIYRGVAGLFDYGPPGCSVKSNVLSFWRQHFVLEENMLEVDCPCVTPEIVLKASGHVDKFTDLMVKDEKTGTCYRADHLLKDFCNDKLQRDLALSSDKVAELKHVLAMLDDFSAEELGAKIKDYGIVSPETKNSLSDPYPFNLMFQTSIGPSGFSPGFMRPETAQGIFVNFKDLYYYNGNKLPFAAAQIGQAFRNEISPRQGLLRVREFTLAEIEHFVDPLDKSHPKYPEVADLEFLMFPREEQMSGQSAKRIPLRDAVSKGIVNNETLGYFIGRVYLFLTRLGIDKDRLRFRQHLANEMAHYAADCWDAEIECSYGWIECVGIADRSAYDLRAHSDKSGVPLVAHEKFAEPKEVEKLVITPVKKELGLAFKGNQRMVVEALEAMAEKEALDMKAALESKGEVEFQVCTLGKNVTIKKSMLTIQKEIKKEHQRVFTPSVIEPSFGIGRIIYCLFEHTFYTRPSKAGDEQLNVFRFPSLVAPIKCTVFPLVQNQKYEEVAKLISKSLTAVGISHKIDTTGTSIGKRYARTDELGVPFAITVDSTSSVTIRERDSKDQVRVDVDKAASVVREVTEGQRTWEDVWSTFPHHSSTSADE